A genomic region of Ursus arctos isolate Adak ecotype North America unplaced genomic scaffold, UrsArc2.0 scaffold_8, whole genome shotgun sequence contains the following coding sequences:
- the ETAA1 gene encoding ewing's tumor-associated antigen 1 isoform X1, with protein sequence MSRRRKHGDSPGLKNTPRKAPAAEECSSMVEPGKRRLRSARGSGPHRAGDTSPRSVPQQEQPPAAASCSKSNPEERYETPKRVLKMDFLSSAFSSPNDPDGQNDIFWDQNSPMTKQLGKGRKKQIYTTDSDEISHIVNRIAPQDEKPTTNSMLGVWIGATAIPCTPSVAKGKSRAKISCTKLKTQNQEEELMKLAKQFDKNMEELDVIQEQNKRNHDFIQTISEAETLSNSKDNVQMQLLHDIIPEVDNSIIKKPMKENTRMSVVNDQNSIQKLFDQNAEAAFNAIFDGSTQKCSGQFSQDLSDAFLNMSNTTFEKKSALKEEKIIMNESLVPEKLPDKTPGSLFCQVDTPGMTKSCVTSYTEKPEAFHKYLDAFTTSDFEDDWENLLSNEPFVMQNVKMCEPFPAPTTAQIADQKRIYNFNNKNDKNKSRMNTSLDTRLRDSKILQDLPSKTHNKESIDSGKYGFSLNPNDKPSKLPSTGNKTKFEKYFGKTVVQDKIQDGAVASNLTKVKEDMHTKFTSDVNISEKSALNTGYSNEQNNKSIYNQSFKAPANIDPFGSATLGNETSVSNPNQTNASKLGSFFDDWNDPSFANEIVKACHQLEDTWEADDVDDDLLYQACDDIERLTQQQDIRKDSKISESKLEVNNSSKHGAKNMFTTAKQKSQLVQSKHLNLSSISGYTSFTNSSQLNKPVKMEKGEICGNSPSFLGATTNLTIYSKNSNRQINNLHYSCNNTDVPIQVNSTESVLIGNSSLNVRSDHRNTETATDKKKLSTQHLSHRSTTDGPKSGLNRPVRFPKYTFTKMKNSQILSQLSQNCIPASISDTKITQGLEKNKTVNPFCGKTVQQQSLAKRSESLKQPPKEEEEKNKKYSPEEIQRKKQEALVRRMAKAQASSVKAAPT encoded by the exons ATGAGTCGGCGAAGGAAACATGGGGACAGCCCTGGCCTGAAGAACACGCCGCGCAAAGCTCCGGCGGCTGAGGAATGCAGCTCGATGGTCGAGCCAGGGAAGAGGCGGCTGAGGTCGGCCCGCGGCTCAGGGCCCCACAGGGCCGGAGACACGTCTCCCCGGTCCGTGCCGCAACAAGAGCAGCCTCCAGCAGCCGCTTCGTGCAGTAAAAGTAACCCCGAGG aaaGATATGAAACACCAAAGAGAGTGCTGAAAATGGATTTCTTgtcatctgccttcagttctccTAATGATCCAGATGGACAGAATGATATCTTTTGGGATCAAAATTCTCCAATGACAAAACAGTTAG gtaaaggaagaaaaaaacagatttacaCCACAGATAGTGATGAAATCTCACATATTGTTAATCGCATTGCTCCTCAG GAtgaaaaaccaacaacaaacTCCATGCTAGGCGTGTGGATTGGTGCAACTGCTATTCCTTGTACTCCTAGTGTagcaaaaggaaaatcaagagCAAAAATCAGCTGCACAAA gttaaaaacacaaaatcaagAGGAAGAACTTATGAAATTGGCTAAGCAATTTGATAAAAATATGGAAGAGCTAGATGTGATTcaagagcaaaacaaaagaaatcatgattttatccaGACAATTTCAGAAGCAGAGACTTTAAGCAATTCTAAAGATAATGTACAGATGCAGTTATTACATGATATAATTCCTGAAGTAGATAATTCTATAATAaagaagccaatgaaagaaaacacCAGAATGTCTGTGGTAAATGATCAAAATAGCATTCAGAAGCTATTTGACCAAAATGCTGAAGCAGCCTTTAATGCCATTTTTGATGGCTCTACTCAGAAATGTAGTGGACAGTTCAGCCAAgatttgtcagatgcttttttaaaCATGAGTAATACCACCTTTGAAAAGAAAAGCGCtttaaaagaggagaaaataattatgaatGAAAGTCTGGTCCCTGAAAAACTGCCAGATAAAACCCCAGGATCACTTTTTTGTCAAGTAGACACTCCTGGAATGACAAAATCATGTGTGACTTCTTACACTGAGAAGCCAGAAGCTTTTCATAAATACCTTGATGCATTTACTACCAGTGATTTTGAGGATGATTGGGAAAACTTACTAAGTAATGAACCTTTTGTTATGCAAAATGTCAAAATGTGTGAACCTTTCCCTGCTCCTACAACAGCCCAGATTGCTGATCAAAAGCGAATTTATAacttcaacaataaaaatgataaaaataagtcaaGAATGAATACAAGTCTAGATACCAGGTTAAGAGATTCAAAAATTTTACAGGATCTCCCTTCAAAGACACATAACAAGGAATCAATAGATTCTGGAAAATATGGGTTTTCACTAAATCCAAACGATAAACCAAGCAAATTACCATCCACTGGAAATAAAAcgaaatttgagaaatatttcgGTAAAACTGTTGTTCAAGACAAAATTCAAGACGGCGCAGTTGCGTCTAATCTGACAAAAGTAAAAGAAGATATGCACACTAAATTTACTTCTGatgtaaatatttctgaaaagtcAGCTTTGAACACAGGATATTCTAATGAACAAAACAATAAGTCCATTTATAATCAGTCTTTTAAAGCACCTGCTAATATAGATCCTTTTGGCTCTGCAACTTTGGGCAATGAAACCAGTGTTTCTAATCCAAATCAGACTAATGCATCAAAGTTAGGTTCTTTCTTTGATGACTGGAATGATCCATCATTTGCCAATGAAATTGTTAAAGCATGTCATCAATTAGAGGATACCTGGGAAGCAGATGATGTAGATGATGATTTATTATACCAAGCATGTGATGATATTGAAAGACTAACTCAGCAACAAGACATTAGAAAGGACAGCAAGATATCAGAAAGTAAACTTGAGGTCAATAATAGTTCCAAACATGGAGCCAAAAATATGTTTACTACAGCTAAACAAAAAAGTCAATTGGTGCAATCGAAGCATTTGAATCTGAGCAGCATTTCAGGGTATACATCTTTCACAAATAGCTCACAATTAAATAAACCAGTAAAGatggaaaaaggagaaatttgtgGAAATTCTCCAAGTTTTTTAGGTGCTACAACTAATTTAACAATATACTCTAAGAACTCAAATCGTCAGATCAATAATCTACATTATTCCTGTAATAACACTGATGTTCCAATACAAGTGAATAGTACTGAATCGGTTCTTATAGGAAATTCAAGTTTGAATGTGAGGTCAGATCATAGGAATACAGAAACTGCTACTGACAAGAAGAAATTAAGTACTCAGCATCTATCCCATAGGAGCACAACAGATGGACCTAAGAGTGGTCTTAACAGACCAGTTCGATTTCCTAAGTATACatttacaaagatgaaaaattctcaaatactTTCCCAGCTTAGTCAAAATTGTATACCAGCAAGTATTTCTGATACCAAAATTACACAgggtttggagaaaaataaaactgtcaaccCATTTTGTGGGAAGACTGTTCAACAGCAGTCTTTGGCAAAACGTTCTGAATCTTTGAAACAACCTCCAAAAG aggaagaagagaaaaataaaaagtattctcctgaagaaattcaaagaaaaaaacaagaagcaTTGGTTCGAAGAATGGCCAAAGCACAAGCATCATCTGTAAAGGCAGCTCCCACTTAA
- the ETAA1 gene encoding ewing's tumor-associated antigen 1 isoform X2 translates to MLGVWIGATAIPCTPSVAKGKSRAKISCTKLKTQNQEEELMKLAKQFDKNMEELDVIQEQNKRNHDFIQTISEAETLSNSKDNVQMQLLHDIIPEVDNSIIKKPMKENTRMSVVNDQNSIQKLFDQNAEAAFNAIFDGSTQKCSGQFSQDLSDAFLNMSNTTFEKKSALKEEKIIMNESLVPEKLPDKTPGSLFCQVDTPGMTKSCVTSYTEKPEAFHKYLDAFTTSDFEDDWENLLSNEPFVMQNVKMCEPFPAPTTAQIADQKRIYNFNNKNDKNKSRMNTSLDTRLRDSKILQDLPSKTHNKESIDSGKYGFSLNPNDKPSKLPSTGNKTKFEKYFGKTVVQDKIQDGAVASNLTKVKEDMHTKFTSDVNISEKSALNTGYSNEQNNKSIYNQSFKAPANIDPFGSATLGNETSVSNPNQTNASKLGSFFDDWNDPSFANEIVKACHQLEDTWEADDVDDDLLYQACDDIERLTQQQDIRKDSKISESKLEVNNSSKHGAKNMFTTAKQKSQLVQSKHLNLSSISGYTSFTNSSQLNKPVKMEKGEICGNSPSFLGATTNLTIYSKNSNRQINNLHYSCNNTDVPIQVNSTESVLIGNSSLNVRSDHRNTETATDKKKLSTQHLSHRSTTDGPKSGLNRPVRFPKYTFTKMKNSQILSQLSQNCIPASISDTKITQGLEKNKTVNPFCGKTVQQQSLAKRSESLKQPPKEEEEKNKKYSPEEIQRKKQEALVRRMAKAQASSVKAAPT, encoded by the exons ATGCTAGGCGTGTGGATTGGTGCAACTGCTATTCCTTGTACTCCTAGTGTagcaaaaggaaaatcaagagCAAAAATCAGCTGCACAAA gttaaaaacacaaaatcaagAGGAAGAACTTATGAAATTGGCTAAGCAATTTGATAAAAATATGGAAGAGCTAGATGTGATTcaagagcaaaacaaaagaaatcatgattttatccaGACAATTTCAGAAGCAGAGACTTTAAGCAATTCTAAAGATAATGTACAGATGCAGTTATTACATGATATAATTCCTGAAGTAGATAATTCTATAATAaagaagccaatgaaagaaaacacCAGAATGTCTGTGGTAAATGATCAAAATAGCATTCAGAAGCTATTTGACCAAAATGCTGAAGCAGCCTTTAATGCCATTTTTGATGGCTCTACTCAGAAATGTAGTGGACAGTTCAGCCAAgatttgtcagatgcttttttaaaCATGAGTAATACCACCTTTGAAAAGAAAAGCGCtttaaaagaggagaaaataattatgaatGAAAGTCTGGTCCCTGAAAAACTGCCAGATAAAACCCCAGGATCACTTTTTTGTCAAGTAGACACTCCTGGAATGACAAAATCATGTGTGACTTCTTACACTGAGAAGCCAGAAGCTTTTCATAAATACCTTGATGCATTTACTACCAGTGATTTTGAGGATGATTGGGAAAACTTACTAAGTAATGAACCTTTTGTTATGCAAAATGTCAAAATGTGTGAACCTTTCCCTGCTCCTACAACAGCCCAGATTGCTGATCAAAAGCGAATTTATAacttcaacaataaaaatgataaaaataagtcaaGAATGAATACAAGTCTAGATACCAGGTTAAGAGATTCAAAAATTTTACAGGATCTCCCTTCAAAGACACATAACAAGGAATCAATAGATTCTGGAAAATATGGGTTTTCACTAAATCCAAACGATAAACCAAGCAAATTACCATCCACTGGAAATAAAAcgaaatttgagaaatatttcgGTAAAACTGTTGTTCAAGACAAAATTCAAGACGGCGCAGTTGCGTCTAATCTGACAAAAGTAAAAGAAGATATGCACACTAAATTTACTTCTGatgtaaatatttctgaaaagtcAGCTTTGAACACAGGATATTCTAATGAACAAAACAATAAGTCCATTTATAATCAGTCTTTTAAAGCACCTGCTAATATAGATCCTTTTGGCTCTGCAACTTTGGGCAATGAAACCAGTGTTTCTAATCCAAATCAGACTAATGCATCAAAGTTAGGTTCTTTCTTTGATGACTGGAATGATCCATCATTTGCCAATGAAATTGTTAAAGCATGTCATCAATTAGAGGATACCTGGGAAGCAGATGATGTAGATGATGATTTATTATACCAAGCATGTGATGATATTGAAAGACTAACTCAGCAACAAGACATTAGAAAGGACAGCAAGATATCAGAAAGTAAACTTGAGGTCAATAATAGTTCCAAACATGGAGCCAAAAATATGTTTACTACAGCTAAACAAAAAAGTCAATTGGTGCAATCGAAGCATTTGAATCTGAGCAGCATTTCAGGGTATACATCTTTCACAAATAGCTCACAATTAAATAAACCAGTAAAGatggaaaaaggagaaatttgtgGAAATTCTCCAAGTTTTTTAGGTGCTACAACTAATTTAACAATATACTCTAAGAACTCAAATCGTCAGATCAATAATCTACATTATTCCTGTAATAACACTGATGTTCCAATACAAGTGAATAGTACTGAATCGGTTCTTATAGGAAATTCAAGTTTGAATGTGAGGTCAGATCATAGGAATACAGAAACTGCTACTGACAAGAAGAAATTAAGTACTCAGCATCTATCCCATAGGAGCACAACAGATGGACCTAAGAGTGGTCTTAACAGACCAGTTCGATTTCCTAAGTATACatttacaaagatgaaaaattctcaaatactTTCCCAGCTTAGTCAAAATTGTATACCAGCAAGTATTTCTGATACCAAAATTACACAgggtttggagaaaaataaaactgtcaaccCATTTTGTGGGAAGACTGTTCAACAGCAGTCTTTGGCAAAACGTTCTGAATCTTTGAAACAACCTCCAAAAG aggaagaagagaaaaataaaaagtattctcctgaagaaattcaaagaaaaaaacaagaagcaTTGGTTCGAAGAATGGCCAAAGCACAAGCATCATCTGTAAAGGCAGCTCCCACTTAA